The following nucleotide sequence is from Paenibacillus andongensis.
ACCATAGAAGTTGTCGTCCCTGTGGTCAAATATACGGAGACAGATGCTGTACCTGTAGGTGCAGTTGCGGATACAGAAACCGGTGTCCATTGTGACGCAGTGCCATTGAAATCGTTTGCAGCATCTTTAATGACAGTCCCTGCGGAATTCTTGAAAAGAAGGTGGATACTCAGCCCGGAGCCGCTGAACGGGTAGACTTTGGCCGTAGCTCCGACTCTTGTGCCAGTAAAAACCGTTACATTCGAGCTTTCCGCAAAACTTGCGGTGGATGAACTGGAATCGTCCAGTTTAAGACTGTAGGTTCCCCCCGCCTTCTGAACCGTCGAAACGGCTGCCCCAGAGGACACGGTCCAAGTACCACTTAAAGGGGCTTCGAAGCCTGCATTTCTAACGGTTTGACCGATCGAAACATCGTCAACATAGGCGGTCGTAACTGACGCTAAGGAGCTGTAAACCATGACCGCTACTTGAGTCGTTCCAGCTGGAGCTTTGGCTGTAATAGATCTCTTCGTCCATTGATTGAGCGTAGGCGTAACGCCAGTGGGCGCTACAACCGTTTCCGTAGTGCCGTTATAGAAGATCAGCCAAACATCAATCGATCCTTGCTCAATATAAGCAAAGACTGAAGCGGTATACTCTTCATTCTGCGTAATGCTAACCTTTTCGCTAATCCGAGCAAGTGAATTCGTAGAACTAGTGTCCACCATTTTCATACTGTTCAAGCCCGTATAAGCTTTCTCACTTGAGACGGATGCTGTATTTTGGCCGTACGTGGGGTGCGTGTACCATTGCGGTATGCCGGTTCCGGCATCTTCGAAAGAAGAGTTGGGGATAGTCAATGTGATGCCGGATGCGCGGACATCGAGGTTCTGGAAACTGCTGATAATAAGCAAACAACTAAACACCATACAGACGATACGAATCCACAAAGGGCGAAACGTTATTGCTTTCATAATTACCACTCCTCACACAAAGTTTGGCTGCGGTGAATCGTGAAGCTGTCGTTACCGGTCTGCGTTTACGAACTCCTTTCCTACCCAATGAGGCCTAGATTACACTTCTCGTTCACCTCCCTTCCGTCATGAATTTTCCGTTCGATACATAACTCGTTTAACGAATGTACTCTCATTTTAAGCCCACGATTGCGTTTAAAATATGTCATCATTTCTAGAAAATGTGGACAATTTCAAGATAATGTGTATAAAATTTCAAGATATACTTTACTAATCAGTCAAGAATTGCAAAAAAAAAACCTCTAGAAATTCATAGAGGGGGTTAACAAAGTTCTATCTCTGGAATTCCTTCTGTGCTTTCCTTCATGTCTTCAAACAGTCCGTCTGCCCGTACCTTCGTGTAATACTCATATTGTCCGATTACCCCATAATCTCCTTGCATGACACCAGGATAGGCTCGATTTACCGAAAAGATTTGACTTCGATGCGCGTGAAGAGCACGCCCTTTTATTTCTCGCTGATTTCCAATATTCACCTTGCCAGTAATGGGGACTGCACCGGTTGGTGCTGAATCTGCGCAATAATCATAGTAATGAGGAATCGATGCGAAAAATAAGGTGCAAAAATGAGGAGGCATCAATTTCTCCTCGGATTGAAGAACCGCTTGTTCGGTAGCCCTGGATATGGCTATATGATCTCGATGTCCAGTAACCCCGTTTGGCGGAAACGTAACGACGACATGCGGCTGAAGTTGCATAATAACGGATTCAATTTTTGCGGCCATTTCGTTGATGTCCTGGTTAATCAAACTTCCATCCGCGTAATGCAGCAAATACAAGTTATTAACACCTATGACTTCGCAAGCCTGTGACAATTCCCGCTCCCGAAGTGTGGCAAGTTCCTGCTTGCAGGTTACCGAATACTCGCCAGACTTTCCCCCACAGCCAGAGGTTGCGCAAATCAAATTGATGTCGTGACCGGCTTCTCTATATTTGGCCATGGTGCCGGCGCATGCGAATGACTCATCATCAGGATGGGCAAACACGAACAACAGCCTTTTTTTCATAGGATCCCTCCATTGGAGTAATCATCCCTCATGAAATTTCTGATAGTGATCTAGAGCCAGAGCCATCATTCCGTAAATCGGCTCCTTATGCATGTTTTCAATTTGTCCGGATGGTACAAAAGTGTTGAATTGGCTCGTCACATACTCCCTTACAAACGCATTGTTTTGTAGTACACCGCCTTGCAAAATGATTTGAAAAGGTTGTCTATATAAATTTATTCTCTCAATGACGGCCTTAGCACAAGTGAATAATTGTTCGGCTGCCTGAATCATAATAGACTTAGCCACTTGATCACCCTGTGAATGAGCTTGTGAGACGAGACTGGACAATTCAGCTACTTTCTCCACAGAATAGCTCGAGTTGTATGTCCAATTAAACAAATCCTCGGGATCTTTCAGATTCAAATAAGGAAGAATATGCTCAGCCAACTTGTTGGGGGCCACCCGGCCATCCATAGTTTTCAAAATGTGAATGATTGCTTGTTTACCGATCCAATACCCGCTTCCTTCATCTCCAACGCGGTGTCCCCACCCTCCTGCTCGGGCAACCTCGCCTTGATCATTAATGCCATAAACGATGGATCCCGTTCCAGCAATCAGAAGAATACCTGGCTTACCATTGGTTGCCCCCAGTAACGCTGCAAAGCCGTCATTTTCAATAATTAAACGTTTGGCACGTATACGCAAATGCTGCAGTGCCTCTTCGACCAACGCTAGGATGATCCTGCGGTCATATTCGGTATCCAAACCGGCTATTCCTAACGCGGCACAATCGGTTTCTAATTCTGTCTCGCCAAGCTCCCCATCCCCTACTAATTTACCATCCTCCAAAGCATTGCGAATCGCATGGATAAGCTCCCTCACGGCTGCTTCTTTACCGACCCCCTGATAATTACAAGATCCTGATCGGCCCTGTCCTCGAATGTGTCCCTGCTTATCGAAGAAGTAGCACAGGCTTTTCGTTCCGCCTCCGTCCACGGCAAGGAATGGAATCTTTTTAACAGACATTATGGGTTCCCCCACTCCCTCATGACTTCATCCAATATCAGCAGCGCAGTTCGGCTCTTATGATCCGACTCTGTTAACCATTGATCCAGAGATAGTTGTTCATGACAACGTAACTGAATCATCCTAATCATTTCTTGGGGACTTGGCCCTCCTGGCAAGGAGCGTATTTGAACAAAGTTCTCAGGGTCTAAGGCTTGTGCCAATGTGTCTCTATCCATAATTAAATTACGACCGATGATCTCACTAGCTGCTTCATTAACGAGTTCCCATGTAATTTCATTCGCTGCTAACCCTTCTTCCATCGCTCTCTTTACGACTGAACTAACGATATGGTGGGAATTTCGGAAGGAGAGTTTGTCCGTTCTAACCAAAGTATCCGCCAGTTCGGTAACGGTAGCGAAACTGCCTTCTGTCCGTTTACGAAGTACCTCTTTATTAACATCCATAGTCCCCACTACGACAGTTAGAAGTCGGTAGATCTTGTCCATGAGTTCAAGCGATTTCCATGCGTAAGGCTGCATATCGTCTTCCGTATCAACTATATCGCCAAAAGGCGTGTTATGCATCATTGCAAGCACTGAATCCGCGTTTCCTACGCAGCTAGAAAGTAAAGCGCGCATGTGTTCTAGAGAAACAGGATTTCGCTTTTGCGGCATAATGGAACTGATCTGAACATAAGGACTGGCTACCTTTATTACGGCGAACTCCTGTGTACACCAGAGCAATAAATCCTGAACAACTCGACCCAGATTGATCGCTGCAAGTTTAATGGAAGCAGCAACCTCTCCCAAATAATCCGCTCCGCCAATCGCATCATAAGAATTCTCTACAAGCTCGTCGAAGGCTAAAAGCTCTTTCACTCGGTTCCGATCAATTGGAAAGCCCGACGTTGTGAGCGCAGCAGCTCCCATACTGCTGCGGTTGCAATTGTTGTAGGCCGCCGTCATGCGGCGGATGTCTCTCGTAAGCGAGTCAACAACAGCCATGATGTAGTGAGCCATGGTCGTTGGCTGCGCCTGCTGCGTATGCGTGTAGCCAATCATCAGCGTATGAATATGCTCCTCTGCGAATTGCAGAAGCTGCTTACGTAACTGTAAACCGGATTGCATCGTGACCAGTAGCTTCTGCCTAAGTACCATCCGGTAAATCGTGACACCCATATCGTTACGGCTCTTCGCTAGGTGTAAATTTCCCGCAACATCGCCTGCGTGCTGCTGCAGCTGGTATTCCACCTGAAAGAATAAATCCTCAAACTCGCCCGAGTAACTAGAGTGGCGGAGTTGATCAAGGTCAAGATGTACAAGGGCATTTGCAATTTGGCAAGCCTCTTTTTGAGAAATCAACTGCTGCTCCTTCAACATAACCAAGTGTGCTTTATTAATGGCCATCATGGCATCTAATAAATGTTGTTTGGCTTCGTTATAAGCAGGTTCTAGAACAGCTTCCGTATACGTTTTACCTGGAAATACCTTACCTTCACTTTCCATAATAGACTCACGATTCCCCATCCAGCTGTTCACCTCCGTCTTTCATTACTGGTTTCTGCAACCAGTTTTCAAGTAATAGATGTAAGTTGTTGACTGCTTCCGCTATAATCCATTCCCCTGCTTCTAAGGATGTCTGCCGGACATGCCCCGTGTAGCCATCCCATCCTGCTGGACAGCCTTCGACCAATACAAAAGGTAGGTTCGAAAGTGATTGATTTGCTATTAAGTCTACGTCACTGTCACTGACATGAACCAAATCCGGTCGAAATGCTTTGACAACCGACATTTCATAGGGGCCCCCATGGCCTCTGCCCGTTGTTCCAGTAAAAATTCCAGCTTCTTCGGCACTTTGCGTTGTTACCATTTGCCACCAGTTCACTAATAGAACACTAGCGTCCTTGTAGGTTGCTGTAATGGCTTCTGCTACTGTTCTGGATACACCCATATTCCCATCATGCGCGTTTAACAACAACACATGTCGGATACCTAACTGACAGATCCCGTCAACAATTTCATATAAATAATCGGTGATGATTGACGGACTCACGGAGATCGTTCCCGGATAATGACGAGTCTTTCCAGGACAAGCGGTATATGGGATAACGGGATAAATGAGCGGCTTCAAAGCAGGATGAATACGATCTGCGAAACCATTCGCTAGAATGACATCTGTACCAAGCGGTGAATGCGGCCCATGGTATTCGATTGATCCAAGCGGCACCACTGCAAAACGGACTTCTTCTAATACAGTCTGTAGATCACGGCCGTGTACTTCCCTAATATCCATGGGCTAAATTCCCCCGTTTGGTAACGGGAGGCCCGTTCAGGCCTCCCTCTGTAGTTATTCCTATTGCTTTAAGCTGATCATGTTCACAAAGAGACGAATAGAACCAGGAACGAGGTTCGGGATTTCACGGTACCATACAAGCGAACTGTAGGTGTAGGTTCCTTTGCCGTATTTAGCGCTTAGGAACGTTCCGGTAAATTCCTTCTCCCCTGCATCGCCATTTGATATCAGCTGCGTATACTCTTTACCCCACTCAGACGGGTTGTAAGCCGAACGATCTTGAATCCAATTGTTCCAATCTGCTTCTGTAATCTTATTAGGGGTCGTAAAGATCGGATGATCAGGTGCTAGCATCGTTACTTTTGAATTCTCATCCGTGACCCGCCACTGTATTAACGGCTCTCCAATTTTTATCGGATAAGGGGCAAGTTCAGGTTTCCATTTATCTTCCGGCTTATGATATTGAACGACCAGATTGCCGCCGTTTTCTACATAAGAGAGAAGTCTCTGATTGCTCGATAACAGCTCTGGACGGAAACCGTATGCCCGAATGCCCAATACAATCGTGTCATATTGAGATAAGTCAGCAGATTGGATTGCTTTCTCGTCGAGTTTCGTTACGTTTACGCCAAACTGGGTTAAGTACTGATCAATATTGTCGAATCCGCTGGATACATATCCTACTTTCAGACCCGTAGGCACCTTCAAATCAAATGCCTGAATCTTTAACTCTGCTGGCTGAATTAAATAGGTTTTACCGATATGTGGATAGTCGATGATTTGTACGCTTTCCTTACTGGTAACATCACTGCTTGTGGCCACCGCTGTAACCGTATATTTGCCAACTTCTGTTCCAGCTGGAGCTTTTACTTGGAACGTAACCGGCTTCGTTTCACCTTTGGCAGCGAAATTTACTTCCTGAGATGCAGGTGTTACATTCCAGTCCTTAGGGACGTTCAAGGAAACGGACGTTTTGGCAGCTCCTGGCGAGTAGTTTCGAACCGTAACCTTGACCGGAAGAGGCTCTTCGGTCTTTAACGTGTTAAGCACCGTAGCCTCAGGGCTTAGTGACAGCGCGAACGCCGGAAGCACAGCCACTTGATTCGATGGCGTAACACGTATTTTTCCTGAAACATTATTTAACTGATACAAGACATCCGCACTTACTACAGATGGTTGATATACTTGGAACTCGACCGCATCCTTAGGGACTTGAACTTCGAAAGTGGCAGAAACCGTTTGGTTGTAATTTAGTTGGTCAAACGTGGTGTTTCCGACTGCTTTCACAGTCCAGCCCTCAGGCACATTCAGCCCGAGCCCAATGTTTTTCAGGTTGCTCTTGCCGCCACTGTAAGCGGAAACGACCATTTTGACCGTTTGACCTGCAACAATTTCGCCGGTTTCCGGTTTTACTTTCACAACCAACGACGATGCTTCCATACCGGCTTTATTCAGTTGCGCTTCCTTCACTTGAAGGCGATACAGCAAATCGGTCTTGACGCTTGCATCTAGTGTCGATGTTTTCACATCGCTCACAGCTGTTTCTACATCTGCTTTCATTTCTTGTACCTCACGAGCCACATCAGAGAACACAGGGTATGCTTTAACGACTTCTTCCGCATCCTTATTTAGGGCTCGCAAATCTTTGATCACTTTGTTATCTTTGCCCTTCGCTTCGATCTCTTTAGCCAAATCATCGAAGGAGAAAGCAATGCCGTCGAAGAAATCACTTTCCTTTTCTGATGTAACCGCTGAATTTAATTTGTAATAATTGAAGTTCGGACCTTCATCAACATGTCTTCCCATCCCTTGGCTCTTATGCATAAACCGGGATTCTTCTCCCAATTGGACATAAGAAGCGCCATAAATTTCATCGTAATCGCCTACAGGTACAGCAACGTTGTAATCCTTATCATTGGCAGGAAGGTAGAACTTCTTAATTTGCCATGGCTGAAGGCCGTTTTTCAAATGTTCAGGAAACACCTCGGGGTTAGCTGCATCCTTGAACGCACGAACGGTTATAACGTTAATGGCCCTATGATGACCGTGTGTTGATTCTTCGTTAAGGAAAGAAGGAATCACTACGTCTGGCCGCAGCTCCCGAATTTTCCGAATAAGTCTTTCATAGACCACTGAATCTCCCCACTTTTGCAAGGTTTCATCAGGACTTTTTGAGAATCCAAAATCAAATATAGGATCATTGATTTTCTCGCTTAACATACCTAACGTGACATTCGTGATTTTGGAAGCTTCCTGCAATTCGCGAGAACGAATAATACCTAACGCATTACCTAGTTCACTGCCGATCTCATTCTGGCCTCCTTCCCCACGGTTTGCAATGACACTAAATGTATTGACTCCTTTTCCTAATGAAAGATAAGCAAGCATAGCACTATGCTCGTCGTCAGGGTGAGCCCCGGTGTTCATAGCGCTTGCGATGGTTGTGAGCGGTTTAATCGATTTCCAGAGATCAACAACGCCTCTGTCGGCGCTGACTGGCTGCGCCATGCTAGGAAGCAGCAAGGTGCCTACTACAGCAGCGCTGGTGACACTCGTAAACACTTTCTTCCATGTACTTTTCTTCACTTTAACTCCTCCTTATTCACCTTTTATCATCAAGCAGCGGTCATGAACCCTAGAAGTTCCCGCGGAATGATCAACCTTTACACAGCTGTACCCGCTTTGTCGCCGGTCAATTTTTTCGAGATAAAGAGAACAATGATGATGAGGATGATCTGAAGAACACCATAGGCGCAAGCGGTTCCGAATTCAAACGCATACATTCTTTGGAAAATTTCCACCGAAATCGGAGCTGTTCTAGATGTAAACAACAGAATCGATGATACGAATTCACCGATGCCAGTTACGAAGGCCAATAAAGTTCCCGCTAAGATACCGCTAAGCGACAAGGGAAATACGATGCGACGAAAGCTATACCACCAGGAAGCTCCCAGATTACGGGCTGCCTCTTCGATCGAAGGATCCATCTGCATAAGCGTTGCCGACGTTGAACGGAATACAAGCGGTAAATGACGAACAAAATATGCTAGTGGCAAAATCCAGAACGTCCCTACAAGAACTTGCCCAAAACTGTAGGCAGACGGTGTGCTGAAAG
It contains:
- a CDS encoding PIG-L deacetylase family protein; the protein is MKKRLLFVFAHPDDESFACAGTMAKYREAGHDINLICATSGCGGKSGEYSVTCKQELATLRERELSQACEVIGVNNLYLLHYADGSLINQDINEMAAKIESVIMQLQPHVVVTFPPNGVTGHRDHIAISRATEQAVLQSEEKLMPPHFCTLFFASIPHYYDYCADSAPTGAVPITGKVNIGNQREIKGRALHAHRSQIFSVNRAYPGVMQGDYGVIGQYEYYTKVRADGLFEDMKESTEGIPEIELC
- a CDS encoding N-acetylglucosamine kinase; translated protein: MSVKKIPFLAVDGGGTKSLCYFFDKQGHIRGQGRSGSCNYQGVGKEAAVRELIHAIRNALEDGKLVGDGELGETELETDCAALGIAGLDTEYDRRIILALVEEALQHLRIRAKRLIIENDGFAALLGATNGKPGILLIAGTGSIVYGINDQGEVARAGGWGHRVGDEGSGYWIGKQAIIHILKTMDGRVAPNKLAEHILPYLNLKDPEDLFNWTYNSSYSVEKVAELSSLVSQAHSQGDQVAKSIMIQAAEQLFTCAKAVIERINLYRQPFQIILQGGVLQNNAFVREYVTSQFNTFVPSGQIENMHKEPIYGMMALALDHYQKFHEG
- the argH gene encoding argininosuccinate lyase, with the translated sequence MGNRESIMESEGKVFPGKTYTEAVLEPAYNEAKQHLLDAMMAINKAHLVMLKEQQLISQKEACQIANALVHLDLDQLRHSSYSGEFEDLFFQVEYQLQQHAGDVAGNLHLAKSRNDMGVTIYRMVLRQKLLVTMQSGLQLRKQLLQFAEEHIHTLMIGYTHTQQAQPTTMAHYIMAVVDSLTRDIRRMTAAYNNCNRSSMGAAALTTSGFPIDRNRVKELLAFDELVENSYDAIGGADYLGEVAASIKLAAINLGRVVQDLLLWCTQEFAVIKVASPYVQISSIMPQKRNPVSLEHMRALLSSCVGNADSVLAMMHNTPFGDIVDTEDDMQPYAWKSLELMDKIYRLLTVVVGTMDVNKEVLRKRTEGSFATVTELADTLVRTDKLSFRNSHHIVSSVVKRAMEEGLAANEITWELVNEAASEIIGRNLIMDRDTLAQALDPENFVQIRSLPGGPSPQEMIRMIQLRCHEQLSLDQWLTESDHKSRTALLILDEVMREWGNP
- a CDS encoding creatininase family protein gives rise to the protein MDIREVHGRDLQTVLEEVRFAVVPLGSIEYHGPHSPLGTDVILANGFADRIHPALKPLIYPVIPYTACPGKTRHYPGTISVSPSIITDYLYEIVDGICQLGIRHVLLLNAHDGNMGVSRTVAEAITATYKDASVLLVNWWQMVTTQSAEEAGIFTGTTGRGHGGPYEMSVVKAFRPDLVHVSDSDVDLIANQSLSNLPFVLVEGCPAGWDGYTGHVRQTSLEAGEWIIAEAVNNLHLLLENWLQKPVMKDGGEQLDGES
- a CDS encoding NEW3 domain-containing protein gives rise to the protein MKKSTWKKVFTSVTSAAVVGTLLLPSMAQPVSADRGVVDLWKSIKPLTTIASAMNTGAHPDDEHSAMLAYLSLGKGVNTFSVIANRGEGGQNEIGSELGNALGIIRSRELQEASKITNVTLGMLSEKINDPIFDFGFSKSPDETLQKWGDSVVYERLIRKIRELRPDVVIPSFLNEESTHGHHRAINVITVRAFKDAANPEVFPEHLKNGLQPWQIKKFYLPANDKDYNVAVPVGDYDEIYGASYVQLGEESRFMHKSQGMGRHVDEGPNFNYYKLNSAVTSEKESDFFDGIAFSFDDLAKEIEAKGKDNKVIKDLRALNKDAEEVVKAYPVFSDVAREVQEMKADVETAVSDVKTSTLDASVKTDLLYRLQVKEAQLNKAGMEASSLVVKVKPETGEIVAGQTVKMVVSAYSGGKSNLKNIGLGLNVPEGWTVKAVGNTTFDQLNYNQTVSATFEVQVPKDAVEFQVYQPSVVSADVLYQLNNVSGKIRVTPSNQVAVLPAFALSLSPEATVLNTLKTEEPLPVKVTVRNYSPGAAKTSVSLNVPKDWNVTPASQEVNFAAKGETKPVTFQVKAPAGTEVGKYTVTAVATSSDVTSKESVQIIDYPHIGKTYLIQPAELKIQAFDLKVPTGLKVGYVSSGFDNIDQYLTQFGVNVTKLDEKAIQSADLSQYDTIVLGIRAYGFRPELLSSNQRLLSYVENGGNLVVQYHKPEDKWKPELAPYPIKIGEPLIQWRVTDENSKVTMLAPDHPIFTTPNKITEADWNNWIQDRSAYNPSEWGKEYTQLISNGDAGEKEFTGTFLSAKYGKGTYTYSSLVWYREIPNLVPGSIRLFVNMISLKQ